From the Thermovirga lienii DSM 17291 genome, one window contains:
- a CDS encoding amidohydrolase 2 (PFAM: Amidohydrolase~COGs: COG2159 metal-dependent hydrolase of the TIM-barrel fold~InterPro IPR006992~KEGG: aco:Amico_0320 amidohydrolase 2~PFAM: amidohydrolase 2~SPTR: Amidohydrolase 2), translating into MIIDSHVHIYPPEVIKDWERIAQREPYFKILASGKVHKWATAEDLIEEMNKSGVSKSWVTTFAFRDPGLCSLCNDYLIDAMKRYKGRIEGFCVVNPLKRGFDDEIAKCRKAGMIGVGELFPDGQVFDVTDFRQTWRLAEACFDNHMMLLLHTAEQVGHDYPGKGKTGPKEAAQFCMNHPEVKVIFAHLGGGLWHYELMPEMKVFLQNARYDTAALPFLYDGKLFAAMKAAGVVDKILYGSDFPILSLGRYLKLMDSSGIDEASRKAILGENAMAFMEGLFDLADTSDA; encoded by the coding sequence ATGATAATTGATTCTCACGTGCACATCTACCCGCCTGAGGTAATCAAGGATTGGGAGAGGATAGCCCAAAGGGAGCCCTATTTCAAGATCTTGGCCTCCGGTAAGGTCCACAAGTGGGCTACGGCGGAGGATTTGATCGAAGAAATGAATAAATCAGGCGTAAGCAAAAGCTGGGTCACCACTTTTGCCTTCAGGGACCCAGGACTTTGTTCCTTGTGCAACGACTACCTCATAGATGCCATGAAGAGGTACAAGGGCAGGATTGAGGGGTTCTGTGTTGTAAATCCCTTGAAGAGAGGGTTTGATGACGAGATTGCAAAGTGCAGGAAGGCCGGTATGATAGGGGTGGGGGAGCTCTTCCCTGATGGCCAGGTCTTCGATGTTACTGATTTCAGGCAGACTTGGAGACTTGCGGAGGCTTGCTTCGATAACCACATGATGCTTTTGCTTCACACAGCAGAACAGGTAGGGCACGACTATCCAGGCAAGGGCAAGACAGGTCCTAAGGAGGCTGCTCAATTTTGCATGAATCACCCCGAGGTCAAGGTAATTTTTGCCCATTTGGGTGGTGGGTTGTGGCATTACGAACTGATGCCGGAGATGAAGGTCTTTCTCCAAAATGCCCGGTACGATACGGCGGCTTTGCCCTTTTTGTACGATGGCAAGCTTTTTGCTGCGATGAAGGCCGCAGGGGTAGTGGATAAAATTTTGTACGGCAGCGACTTTCCTATTTTGTCCTTGGGAAGGTATCTGAAGCTAATGGACTCGTCCGGGATAGATGAGGCCTCAAGGAAAGCCATTTTGGGAGAAAACGCTATGGCCTTCATGGAGGGCTTATTTGATCTTGCAGACACCTCCGACGCATAG
- a CDS encoding transporter, CPA2 family (TC 2.A.37) (PFAM: TrkA-N domain; Sodium/hydrogen exchanger family; TrkA-C domain~COGs: COG0475 Kef-type K+ transport systems membrane components~InterPro IPR006153: IPR006037~KEGG: sth:STH2841 Na+/H+ antiporter~PFAM: sodium/hydrogen exchanger; TrkA-C domain protein~SPTR: Na+/H+ antiporter), protein MEHAGPSFASFLLVVSLAFFAPIISHSVKKMAVPLVVIEIIGGIVFGKSGLNLIKPDVHLQFLAAFGFAFLMFLSGLEIDVEGLLPSRKLKEPLYKSPLIIGLMRLVIVSISAFALGFWLHRLELTEDPILIAFLLINTSIGIVMPTLKEAGESGKNEGKYILVSTLVADIASILGLSTYVAISKGGAVKPTIFAFIIIFSGIIAYKAIEYYKGKALWIDAAFQAMAHGTAQLPLRAIFALLLLFIVESELLGTEVMLGAFTAGLTTSILLGAGGESLKEKLDVIGFGLLIPIFFIMIGANLDVIALLKSSSALPLVGALLLGIMAINVIGAVPLMTLFGLKKGLSMGMLLMARLSLTIAGAAIGVQAGLISQATEVALILFSIICCILGPVFYHHHTNQQQAATLPTRKMWLIVGNSKDCINIGHELLKTDIQAKVITQNSKFLEVAHSPALHIEVIHDLSPEALVEHGLSEAEGVILVVGNTRRLVELGRVLKHHYMVDNIYALTNDEMTSLLLKEIGIKSFTPKEASWLLLREMVQAPFMTSALLEQTEEKVFELDVEPGPLSGKTLMELAKIMPKDVRVLLVTRNGEVIMPKGTTLIKEGDTLTLIGKEESLKTLEDLCVGGVCKIK, encoded by the coding sequence TTGGAACATGCCGGTCCATCTTTTGCTTCTTTCCTGCTAGTGGTAAGCTTGGCCTTCTTCGCACCGATAATCTCCCACTCGGTGAAGAAAATGGCCGTCCCACTGGTAGTCATAGAGATAATCGGGGGCATAGTGTTCGGCAAAAGCGGCTTGAACCTTATAAAACCTGACGTCCATCTGCAGTTTCTTGCTGCCTTTGGTTTCGCATTCCTGATGTTCCTTTCAGGCCTGGAAATTGATGTGGAAGGTTTGCTCCCTTCAAGAAAACTCAAGGAACCTCTTTATAAATCCCCCTTAATTATAGGGCTCATGAGACTGGTAATAGTTAGCATCTCTGCCTTTGCGCTTGGTTTCTGGCTTCATCGGTTGGAACTGACGGAAGACCCTATTTTGATTGCCTTTCTTTTGATAAACACCTCTATAGGAATAGTTATGCCTACATTGAAGGAGGCAGGAGAATCAGGAAAGAACGAGGGGAAATATATTCTCGTATCTACCCTGGTAGCAGACATAGCCAGCATCCTTGGGCTATCTACTTACGTTGCAATATCCAAAGGCGGGGCAGTCAAGCCAACCATATTTGCTTTCATAATAATCTTCTCTGGAATAATAGCCTACAAGGCAATCGAGTATTATAAAGGAAAAGCCCTATGGATCGACGCCGCGTTTCAGGCCATGGCTCACGGAACCGCACAGCTTCCCCTTAGGGCCATCTTTGCGCTACTTTTGCTGTTCATAGTCGAATCAGAACTTTTGGGGACAGAAGTCATGCTGGGGGCTTTCACAGCGGGACTTACCACCTCCATCCTCCTAGGAGCAGGAGGCGAATCCCTCAAGGAAAAACTGGACGTGATAGGCTTTGGCCTTTTGATACCCATATTCTTCATAATGATTGGCGCCAACCTGGACGTAATAGCCTTATTAAAAAGCTCTTCCGCTCTGCCCTTGGTTGGGGCTTTGCTTCTAGGCATAATGGCAATAAACGTTATAGGTGCTGTGCCGTTAATGACCCTGTTCGGCCTAAAAAAGGGCCTATCCATGGGAATGCTCCTCATGGCGAGGCTCTCACTTACAATAGCGGGGGCTGCCATAGGCGTTCAAGCAGGCCTCATATCCCAAGCTACAGAAGTAGCTCTAATCCTTTTCTCCATAATATGCTGTATCTTGGGCCCTGTGTTCTACCATCACCACACTAACCAACAACAGGCAGCTACCCTGCCTACAAGGAAGATGTGGCTCATCGTCGGAAATTCAAAGGACTGCATAAATATAGGCCATGAACTTTTGAAAACTGACATCCAGGCAAAGGTAATAACCCAAAATTCAAAATTCCTTGAAGTAGCCCACTCCCCTGCGCTTCACATAGAAGTAATTCACGACTTGTCCCCAGAAGCTTTAGTAGAACATGGCCTCTCAGAGGCCGAGGGCGTAATACTCGTAGTGGGAAACACCAGAAGATTGGTAGAACTTGGAAGGGTACTTAAGCACCACTACATGGTGGACAACATCTACGCTCTGACAAACGACGAAATGACCTCCCTGCTTCTCAAGGAAATAGGCATAAAATCCTTTACCCCCAAGGAAGCAAGTTGGCTTCTCTTACGAGAGATGGTGCAGGCTCCGTTCATGACCTCCGCCTTGCTGGAACAAACGGAAGAAAAGGTATTTGAACTTGATGTGGAACCTGGCCCCCTGAGCGGAAAAACCTTAATGGAACTAGCCAAAATAATGCCCAAAGATGTTCGCGTCCTACTCGTAACAAGAAACGGAGAGGTCATAATGCCCAAAGGAACCACCCTGATAAAAGAGGGAGACACGCTGACCCTCATAGGAAAGGAAGAGTCCCTAAAAACCCTGGAAGATCTATGCGTCGGAGGTGTCTGCAAGATCAAATAA
- a CDS encoding integrase catalytic region (KEGG: adg:Adeg_1238 integrase catalytic region~SPTR: Integrase catalytic region) yields MTSLYQRLKESGNPKAPMEVICDLIEKGKTAKEIANIMGITERWVRTLMKRKKDGLSAKKLLHKKGPRSPHPKRTKPHIEALVIETQQKTNMGPRRLARE; encoded by the coding sequence ATGACTTCATTATACCAGCGACTAAAGGAATCAGGAAATCCCAAAGCCCCTATGGAAGTTATATGCGACTTGATAGAAAAAGGTAAAACAGCCAAAGAAATAGCTAACATCATGGGAATTACTGAAAGATGGGTTAGAACATTGATGAAACGGAAAAAAGACGGCCTATCTGCCAAAAAATTATTGCACAAAAAAGGTCCCAGATCCCCTCATCCAAAAAGAACTAAACCTCACATCGAAGCTTTGGTTATTGAAACTCAACAGAAAACCAACATGGGTCCTAGAAGACTTGCAAGAGAGTGA
- a CDS encoding hypothetical protein (TIGRFAM: DNA binding domain, excisionase family~KEGG: deg:DehalGT_0071 phage transcriptional regulator, AlpA~SPTR: Phage transcriptional regulator, AlpA), with product MMKLKCYGRHCPLVRPLPITSLRPGVNGDHDGEPLAVVDKIATCLGIKRDVAYEWATDKRMSAHKVGPLWKLRKEEVDERVRGGGAGDNKHPLKLTTKNAEQ from the coding sequence ATGATGAAGTTGAAATGTTATGGTCGACACTGTCCATTGGTGCGACCGCTTCCGATAACGTCGTTACGACCTGGAGTAAATGGAGACCATGATGGAGAACCGCTGGCTGTAGTGGATAAGATCGCGACCTGTCTCGGGATAAAACGGGATGTGGCCTATGAGTGGGCCACCGACAAGCGAATGTCCGCTCACAAGGTCGGGCCCCTTTGGAAGCTCCGAAAAGAAGAAGTCGATGAGCGGGTTCGCGGTGGAGGTGCGGGTGACAACAAACACCCCCTCAAACTGACGACTAAGAACGCTGAGCAATAG
- a CDS encoding hypothetical protein (PFAM: Protein of unknown function (DUF499)~KEGG: mca:MCA2686 hypothetical protein~SPTR: Putative uncharacterized protein), translating to MLNLKLRDEFLGSQMPGTAIVLCRSDNTGAAQQDADYILSITYPTADVQTALRAVSSARARRPVVLMGDRGRGKSHIMAVMHHAIQSPERVEAWAREWGSRLGSDVLSGLTLERGFVAISEPVHNHEYPLLWELLFDRHPKGEFYRGKFQQMGQPYPPRSLLEEMFEDQPVALILDEFQKWFDGLSDQPGAEGIKYRTWAENFIQNLSELSKDRSDILILVISVLNNNTEAFRQVHRDGPVLIDFRGPTAKQDRQKLLLYRLFENRENIPSTDIQALSSAYAGERFRLRFSHLSDAERNRIVSEVVGCWPFSPELLELLEDQILMAEAAQETRDLIRILASVFRARGEDVPVITPADFFVDDDACGVQSLLDSIATVGEQERLREVAQRNLETIKTVGAPIPHARELVSALWIRSMSPGRNAGGTRQELQLDITREQPVDDNSFQGELVQLIENSINIHGEESPDGRLRFGLEENPRSKVRACAKNDKLWQPGATSATVGQTVYPGKDIEHIRNTLRHILVPETRQPASRVIVLGPNWRDDPWSDVDDVDKPSQWDRPVLIVVPDPLETNGGNRVAGLGEWLAKHVPAKRNTVRFLLPAEGAKGIYVDEELIFCARCSYLTSIAWRDDLNYRALKEDFDKPLRDSLKKRYDRFAVLRRWDYRNPESCTFDVERIGAQGGEIPSAVEEKLLADLFDPADFQNLVLERAKESCFVGDLLDELSEPPPPNTRDAIPFLGETAIYEEILKVVARGNVVVNVGGTWVGRLPDHTNDEEALRYVRSKAFRSGQEMRQVQLGLPAAVGGTTVTGPGPQPPVSPPPGVTPVGPTPPSGTGGFGGQGGGPVQPPTGGDAVTPPAAGPVQVRRTDAPNTGINLSGYFEKWGIPAGKTLSSAKIKFSNLTVQQLKQVLQRLPSSMRASLEITFTEEEGDA from the coding sequence ATGTTGAACCTAAAACTTAGAGATGAATTCCTGGGCTCACAGATGCCAGGTACGGCTATCGTTCTGTGCCGGTCAGACAATACAGGTGCCGCTCAGCAAGACGCCGACTACATCCTCTCTATCACCTATCCGACGGCAGACGTCCAAACGGCCTTGCGAGCGGTAAGTAGCGCTCGCGCTCGTCGCCCGGTCGTATTGATGGGTGATCGGGGACGCGGTAAGTCGCACATCATGGCCGTGATGCACCACGCTATCCAATCGCCGGAACGCGTGGAGGCATGGGCCAGGGAATGGGGAAGTAGGCTTGGTTCGGATGTCCTCAGCGGGCTCACACTTGAGCGAGGGTTCGTTGCGATCTCGGAACCCGTCCACAACCATGAGTACCCCTTGCTTTGGGAGCTCCTGTTCGACAGGCACCCCAAGGGCGAGTTCTACCGCGGCAAGTTCCAACAGATGGGGCAACCTTATCCCCCTCGCTCTCTCCTCGAGGAGATGTTCGAGGACCAGCCCGTTGCCCTGATCCTAGACGAGTTTCAGAAGTGGTTCGATGGACTCAGTGACCAGCCGGGGGCAGAAGGGATCAAGTACAGGACGTGGGCGGAGAACTTCATCCAGAACCTCTCTGAGCTCTCGAAGGATCGGTCCGACATATTGATCCTCGTGATCTCCGTCTTGAACAACAACACGGAGGCGTTCCGCCAAGTCCATCGGGACGGTCCTGTCCTCATCGACTTCCGTGGCCCGACCGCCAAGCAGGACCGTCAGAAGCTACTGCTCTACCGCCTGTTTGAGAACCGGGAGAACATCCCGAGCACCGATATCCAGGCCCTTTCATCCGCCTACGCCGGGGAACGTTTCCGCCTGCGCTTCTCGCACCTTTCGGATGCTGAGCGCAACCGGATCGTCTCTGAAGTGGTTGGCTGCTGGCCCTTCTCGCCGGAACTCCTGGAGCTTCTCGAAGACCAGATCCTCATGGCGGAAGCCGCCCAGGAGACCCGAGACCTCATTCGCATCCTGGCTTCCGTGTTCCGCGCTAGGGGGGAGGACGTGCCGGTCATCACACCCGCAGACTTCTTCGTGGATGACGATGCCTGCGGTGTGCAGTCTCTCCTTGACTCCATCGCCACCGTCGGGGAGCAGGAGAGGCTCCGAGAGGTCGCACAGCGGAACCTGGAGACGATCAAGACGGTTGGTGCCCCTATCCCTCATGCGAGGGAGCTGGTAAGCGCATTGTGGATCCGTTCCATGTCTCCAGGACGGAACGCAGGGGGCACGCGCCAGGAGCTTCAACTGGACATCACACGAGAACAACCCGTAGACGACAACTCTTTTCAGGGTGAACTGGTCCAGTTGATAGAGAACAGCATCAATATCCATGGAGAAGAGAGCCCGGACGGCCGTCTGCGTTTCGGCTTGGAAGAGAACCCCAGGTCCAAGGTGCGGGCATGCGCCAAGAATGACAAGCTCTGGCAACCCGGCGCCACGTCCGCCACGGTCGGTCAGACGGTTTACCCAGGCAAAGACATAGAACACATCCGGAACACGCTCCGCCACATCCTCGTCCCAGAGACCAGGCAGCCTGCATCTCGGGTGATCGTGTTGGGGCCGAACTGGAGGGACGATCCCTGGTCGGACGTCGACGATGTGGACAAGCCCTCTCAATGGGACCGCCCCGTGCTCATCGTGGTCCCTGACCCTTTGGAGACGAACGGCGGGAACCGGGTCGCAGGCTTGGGAGAGTGGCTCGCCAAGCACGTGCCCGCGAAGCGCAACACGGTCCGGTTCCTCTTACCAGCCGAAGGGGCCAAGGGCATCTATGTCGACGAGGAACTCATCTTCTGCGCCAGGTGTTCTTACCTCACCTCCATTGCTTGGAGAGATGACCTGAATTACCGGGCACTGAAGGAGGATTTCGACAAGCCGCTCCGGGACTCCCTGAAGAAGAGATATGATCGGTTCGCCGTGCTGCGGCGCTGGGACTACCGCAATCCGGAATCGTGTACATTCGATGTGGAACGGATTGGGGCACAGGGTGGCGAGATCCCTTCCGCCGTCGAAGAGAAACTGCTCGCTGACCTCTTCGACCCTGCAGATTTCCAGAACCTCGTGCTGGAGCGGGCCAAGGAGTCATGTTTCGTAGGTGACCTGCTTGACGAACTCTCCGAACCTCCTCCACCGAATACGCGGGACGCCATACCCTTCCTCGGTGAGACCGCAATCTACGAAGAGATCCTCAAGGTCGTTGCCAGAGGGAACGTGGTGGTCAATGTCGGTGGGACATGGGTAGGACGGCTGCCGGACCACACGAATGACGAGGAGGCCCTCCGTTACGTCCGGTCCAAGGCGTTCCGCTCCGGGCAAGAGATGCGTCAGGTCCAACTCGGACTACCCGCGGCAGTGGGCGGGACGACGGTCACCGGTCCCGGTCCCCAGCCCCCGGTGTCGCCTCCGCCTGGGGTGACGCCGGTAGGACCCACTCCACCGTCAGGGACCGGAGGGTTCGGTGGCCAAGGTGGTGGACCTGTGCAACCACCTACGGGAGGTGATGCTGTTACACCCCCAGCCGCAGGCCCCGTGCAGGTTCGGCGAACAGATGCACCGAATACAGGCATTAACCTCTCCGGGTACTTTGAGAAGTGGGGGATCCCCGCTGGCAAGACCCTGAGCTCGGCGAAGATCAAATTCAGCAACCTGACCGTCCAGCAGCTCAAACAGGTTCTGCAACGCCTGCCCTCGAGCATGCGGGCCTCCCTGGAGATCACATTCACAGAGGAGGAGGGTGACGCGTGA
- a CDS encoding hypothetical protein (KEGG: pph:Ppha_2128 hypothetical protein~SPTR: Putative uncharacterized protein), which yields MDSNPWVQLILDAPSVSEGWKAIFGRLAELALSSSSPVELHNHTVAPDRLLAESAWELWTSYQSEAPKTADALKKWCSEPSPTGRAVLVLDALSLRELPLLLGGAENRGIKPVDVRVTGSEVPSDTDQFARALGASSRSSLSNNGAPSGFVPFDGSVYTDVISLPFEDSAGGIPAASNLFIWHTWLDDLIHVHKKLPDQIYKAASATLQGDGFWKFVDRLRQGRKLVITADHGYAVSRLFSSEEMDPDVIETLRSTFGAARYKKAGGPWQDRFMPPLVTTENGCHVVMGQRKWKVQGGFPHLCHGGLSLLEVAVPFVELPPL from the coding sequence ATGGACTCTAATCCCTGGGTACAGCTCATCCTTGACGCCCCTTCGGTCTCCGAGGGATGGAAGGCCATCTTCGGGAGGCTCGCCGAGCTTGCGTTGTCGTCCTCATCCCCGGTAGAGCTCCACAACCACACCGTCGCCCCGGACCGTTTGCTGGCCGAGAGCGCCTGGGAGCTGTGGACCTCATATCAAAGCGAAGCGCCAAAGACAGCGGATGCGCTTAAAAAGTGGTGCTCGGAACCATCCCCAACCGGTAGGGCCGTCCTTGTACTGGATGCCCTCTCCTTGCGGGAACTGCCCCTCCTGCTGGGTGGGGCCGAGAACCGTGGCATCAAACCGGTAGATGTCCGGGTGACCGGCTCCGAGGTGCCGTCGGACACCGACCAGTTCGCACGTGCCCTGGGAGCCTCTTCGCGCAGTAGCCTCTCGAACAACGGGGCCCCCTCTGGCTTTGTGCCGTTCGACGGTTCGGTCTACACAGACGTGATCAGTCTGCCCTTTGAGGACAGCGCAGGGGGGATCCCCGCCGCGAGCAACCTCTTCATCTGGCACACGTGGTTGGACGACCTCATCCACGTCCACAAGAAGCTGCCGGACCAGATCTACAAAGCCGCGTCAGCGACCCTTCAAGGCGATGGCTTCTGGAAGTTCGTGGATCGCCTGCGCCAGGGGCGCAAGCTGGTGATAACGGCTGACCACGGGTATGCGGTCAGCCGTCTCTTCTCTAGCGAAGAGATGGACCCCGATGTGATCGAGACGCTGCGGTCGACCTTCGGAGCCGCGCGTTACAAGAAGGCGGGCGGGCCGTGGCAAGACCGTTTCATGCCCCCTCTGGTCACGACAGAGAACGGCTGCCACGTCGTGATGGGGCAAAGGAAATGGAAGGTGCAAGGAGGCTTCCCGCACCTCTGTCACGGAGGCCTGAGCCTATTGGAGGTGGCCGTGCCGTTCGTGGAGTTGCCGCCGCTGTGA